Below is a window of Candidatus Dependentiae bacterium DNA.
AGCAGATCTTTAAACTAAGAAAAAATTAACGAGTCTAACGTGAACATTAAAATATTGTTTTTATTGTTGTTAAGTATCGCGCAGCAATCTTTTTGCATGGAAACTGGGCCTAAAAAAGAGAATTCTCCTCAATCGCAATTAGAGCAAAATCGTTTCGCGCTTTATCGCATAAATATGATTCAATTGATTGACGTTGTATTAATGCAAAGATTGGGACAATATCGTGATACTTTAATTTCTCAGTTGTTTAGCAAAGGGACTTTGCCAAAGGAAGGTTTTGATCCTATCCAACAGGATTTAATCAAAAACTTCAAATCGTTTAACAAATTTTTTCCCGGCAAAGCCGTTATTGCTGATGAATGGACTGGGGAAGCGATTGAAAATTTTCGTTTTTCAATGGCGAAAACTAAAATTAGTTTAGAGCAGGAAATTGCGCGCCAAGAAGGTAAGAAGTATATTGCCGATGGAAGAATACAAAATAAGCTGCACCCATCGCCCGATTTTTTAGAACTGGTTGCATTGCAATTTTCTTTTTGGTCTTTGAATATGGCCCAATCAAAAAAATAATCCTATCTATAAGCCACAATCTATTTGATTATCCAAGTTTGATTGGCTAATTTAATAGTATTGACAAGAATTCCTAGGAGGTTGCTTGAATATGCCAATTATAATTATTAAAAAGCGCAGTCTTATTGCGATGGCGCTGCTTATGTTTTTCACGTTCGGCCTTTATTTCTTTTATTGGCAGTATAAAACTAAACAAGAGATCAATAAGTTGGGTGGTGAAATACCAACATTTTGGTTTGCGATTATTCCGTTTTTAAATATTTATTTTGATTATCGCTACGCGCAAAATTTTATTAAATTGGTGCGCAAGACAGAAGATCAGCTGCTTTTAGTTTTGCTAACGGTATGCTTAGCCTGTTTTCCATTTGTTGGAGCGTTTATTGTGCAATATGAACTTAACAATTACGCAGATAAGAGTTTCTCCATGCGCTAATTACTAAACTTTTTAAAAAGGCATCCATTTTCTGGATGCCTTTTTTGTTCTGATACTATTTTTTTCCAAAAGTGAGCGCTACTTTGAGCCAATTGTCTTCTCGTTTATCAAAGTGTTTATATGCTTCAATAATATTGGTAAACGGTAATTTTTGCGTGAGGAAAGGTCGCATATCAATTTTTCCGTTTTTCACCCAAGAAAGAAGCATAGGTAAATACTTACGGTGATTGCAATCGCCCATCCGAATAGTAACATTTTTTCCGGTCGCTTTTCCTATTGGAAACGATTCTGATAAATCTGAATAGACGCCAATAATAGAGATCACGCCATTCTTTGCTATCGCATCCACCGCCCATCTAAAAACTTGAGAAGGTCCGCTTCCTGGAATCCAATTGCCATCATGTATGCGTGTTTTAGGAGCGATCTTTTTTTGTTCTTTTTTAAATTCAGCGCGCATGGCGGGCGAACAATGCGATGCATGCTCAGCATCAACGCCAACAGCGTCTATAATTCTTGTTGGCCCTTTTCCTTTTGTGAGTTTTCTAAGTTCTTCTACAGGATTTACTTCATCAAAATTAATAATGCGTGCGCCTTGCAACTGCGCAATTTTTAATCGTGATTTAACATGATCGATTGCAAAAATTTGTTTAACACGTAGTTGTTTTAAACAGGCGATCGCTAATTGACCAACGGGGCCGCATCCAAAAACAGCAACTGTATCGATTGGTGAAACATTTGCCATTTCTACTGCCATATACGAAGTTGGCAAAATATCGGATAAAAGAATTACTTGTTCATCGTTCAGTTCGTCAGGTATTTTCACCAAATTTACATCTGCAAAAGGAACGCGAACTTTTTCTGCTTGCATACCATTAAAAGGACCAGTACCCGCTGGGCCGCCGTAAAAAGCAGTTCCTGCTTCATGGCCATGAGGATTGGCGTTATCACACAATGCATAATGCTCTTCTAAGCAATGGGGGCACTTTCCGCATCCTATCGTTGATGGAACAATCACGCGATCGCCGATTTTAAAATTGCGTACTTTAGAGCCAATTTTTTCTACGATGCCGACTCCCTCATGACCCAGGATGGTTCCCTTCTTCATTCCTTGGATTGTTCCGCGAATAAAATGTAAATCGGTGCCGCAAATGGCGGACATCGTGATTTTCACCAGAGCGTCAGTTTGATGTTTTAAAGCCGGAGCTTTCACATTCTTTAAAGCAATTTTACCTATCCCATTAAAAACGAGAGCCTTCATTTTCTACGTCCTTTCAACATTATTCGTATAAATGAAGTAATACAAAAAACTGGGATTGCAATTAAAGATTTCTATCGAGATTCAGAAAAAAAGAATGAATTAATAGACACCGCTTTTTATTTTAAAAATGGCCCAGATTATTGATTTCTGATGAACAATCATATGATATTCGAGAAGGCAAAAAGGAATTGATATGAAATTAATTGGAGATTCGAATGAATAAAAAATATAAGGTAAATTTACTTACAAAGTTATTAATTTGTTTAAATTTTATTTTCCTTAGTCTTTCATGTTTTTCTGAAGATAGATATTATTCAGAAAAAATTCCAAGAGCTGCACGTGAGGATGAACAAAATCTTGGTAACTCTGCGATTTCAGGATGCAATAACTGTAATGGTTTTTTTAAGCCGGTGATTCCGCCAACTTGTATTTGTAATGTAAAGATTCCGTGTGCAGGAACACCCATTACTGCGCCCGTTACCATTTCGTCTCCCGGTTACTATTGTTTGGCAAATGATATTACGGGGGGAATAATAATAACGGCTAACGATGTGTCTCTTGATTTGAATAATCATACAATGAGCGGTGCGGGCATAGGATCTGGCAGTGGAATAGTTATCAACAGTGGTTTCAATAGAAAAGTATTTAATGGACGCATTGTAAATTTTGATAATGGCGTTTCATGCAATCAATCAATGAATACTTTAATTAATGAAGTTGCCATAAATACATGTTTTGTAGAGGGCATGACGATTACAACGTGCACCGGTACAGTTTTAGATTCCATTGTAATTAACACCATCGGAAATATTGGTGTGCATTTTAATGGCATTAATGATGCGAGCCTTATTAAGAATGTGACTGTTTCGAATGCGCAGCAAGGAATTATTTGTGATAATATTTCCAACAGTATTATTGAATTCTGTAATATTTTTGACTGTACATCTAATATTTTCCCTAGCTTTGCAAATGCAGGGTTTGCAATTAATGGTGGAAGTTCAAATCAAATTGATAGCTGTACGGTAAAGAACTTAAGATCAATAGACTTTCCAGTTGGATTTGTTTTTGATGGGAACGATAATATTGTAGTAAGGAATTGTGTTGCTCAAAATATTACCGCTTTTTCACCAACTGCCGCATTTGCGGCCGGTTATCTTTGTACACAAGGGGTGGTGGCTAATTATCAGTTTTCTAATTGTTCTGCAGTTGCAATTAGTGGTGGCGGGTTTGTAGCGGGATTTGAAATGAATGGAAACGTGGGAGTCATCGAGGATTGCATTGCGCAAGATTGCATCGCAACAGCAGTACCGCCGGCTAATGGCGTTGGCTTTTTCGAGAGCGGCCGTCGCATTAGCCTAACAAATTGCCAAGCATTTAACTGTAGTGGTGCTGGATTTTCAACAAATTCTGGAACACCGGTATCGGATGTTACTTTTCAATATTGCCAAAGCACAAACAGTACGATCGGTTTTTTGACTACTATTTCAACGAGCCTTATTGGAAATTGCGTAGCATTCAATAATACGACTGGTTTTCAAATTGCAGCAGGAACATCAATTTACCACTGTTTTGCTAGCAATAATGGAACTCACTATGCCGGTGCCGGTGCGGTAAACGTGCAAAACGCAAATACGCAAGTTGACACGACGGTAGTAGGGCCAACAGGGCCGTTTGCGGGCGCTAACTTATTTATGTGATGTGCGATTGAGTAAAATAAATTTGATAAAGGATAAAAAGATGGCGACAACTATTTCAAATAAAGCTTATGCGCATTTAAATCATACGTGGTTAATGCTTAAGGTCACGTATAGTATCCTGTTTCTCGCAGCTGGCGCTGATAAATTTTTTAATATGGTTACGCATTGGGAAAAATATTTGAGCCCATTTGTGGCCCAACATCTTCCTGCAATGCCGACCTATTTTTTATATGTGTTTGGAATTATTGAAATAGGTATTGGTATTATGATTGCAACTAAGTTTACACGACTCGGCGCGTATTTAGGCGCTTGCTCGATTTTTCTGGTGGTAGTGGACTTGCTTACTACATTTACTTTTTTGGATATCATCGTGCGTGATATTGTTATTATTGTTGGTGCCATTGCGTTGGCACAGTTGACAACGATCAAGCAGGATCTTGAATAATATTTCCGATTTAGAAACTGATGAACGATATAATGCTGAGCGATAAAAAGGGATATGATGAATCAAAGATTTTTCTTAACGTGCATTGTGATTTTGAATAGTAATCAGTTTATTATCCCTGCTTTATCTGCGAACAATTGCATTAATAATTTTGAACGTCGTAGTTGTATAGATAGTTTTATCGCTCCAGATGTAATAATAAAAAAACCGGCAGCTCAAGTGAGCATTTCAAATAATGCATTATTTGGATTAGCTGCTATTAATGGAGTTAAGCCGGGGATTAACAATAGAATTCTTTTAATTGGCCAAACCAATCCGCAAGAAAATGGATTGTGGCTTGCTCAGTTGGGTGCATGGATTCGACCATCGGATTTTTATACGGGAGCGCAAGCCGGTAGATCCTTTATTCAAATTATAGTTATGCCAGCAGATTCAACTACAGATTTTCAATGGATATGCACTTCACCAACGAGCATTATTGATACGAATGCAATTACATTTGCGCCTTGCAATTATAGTGATCAATTAACTGCAGCGAATGTGGGAACAGGAACTGCGCAATTTTTCAGAGACAAAACAGGAAATACACTTAATTTTAAAACATTAGCGGTGGGTGCGCATCTTGCGTTAGTTAATAATACAAATGATATTGTGCTTAGCGCCGATGCAGCAGCAAGTAGTAGTGCTAACACCATTGTTGCGCGCGATGTATTAGGAAATTTTAGTGCCGGAACGATTAGCGCAAATCTAATAGGAAATGTAACAGGAAATTTGAACGGGAATGCAACGACAGCCACTTCCGCGATAACCGCGACAAATTTTACCGGCTCCCTTTCTGGAAATGTAACGGGCACTCAAGGTGCGACGGTGGTCGCTTTCGTTGGTAGTCAATCCGCTTCAAACATCGTTGGTGCTACCATTGCCGCGAATGCTGCCACGAGTAGCAACACTGCAAATGCAATTGTTAAACGTGATGCGTCCGGTAATTTCAACACTGGAACCATTACTGCAAATCTGACGGGAGCCGCTTCTCTTAATGTGCTTAAAACAGGTGATACTATGACTGGTGTGCTTA
It encodes the following:
- a CDS encoding DoxX family membrane protein; the protein is MATTISNKAYAHLNHTWLMLKVTYSILFLAAGADKFFNMVTHWEKYLSPFVAQHLPAMPTYFLYVFGIIEIGIGIMIATKFTRLGAYLGACSIFLVVVDLLTTFTFLDIIVRDIVIIVGAIALAQLTTIKQDLE
- a CDS encoding right-handed parallel beta-helix repeat-containing protein, with the protein product MNKKYKVNLLTKLLICLNFIFLSLSCFSEDRYYSEKIPRAAREDEQNLGNSAISGCNNCNGFFKPVIPPTCICNVKIPCAGTPITAPVTISSPGYYCLANDITGGIIITANDVSLDLNNHTMSGAGIGSGSGIVINSGFNRKVFNGRIVNFDNGVSCNQSMNTLINEVAINTCFVEGMTITTCTGTVLDSIVINTIGNIGVHFNGINDASLIKNVTVSNAQQGIICDNISNSIIEFCNIFDCTSNIFPSFANAGFAINGGSSNQIDSCTVKNLRSIDFPVGFVFDGNDNIVVRNCVAQNITAFSPTAAFAAGYLCTQGVVANYQFSNCSAVAISGGGFVAGFEMNGNVGVIEDCIAQDCIATAVPPANGVGFFESGRRISLTNCQAFNCSGAGFSTNSGTPVSDVTFQYCQSTNSTIGFLTTISTSLIGNCVAFNNTTGFQIAAGTSIYHCFASNNGTHYAGAGAVNVQNANTQVDTTVVGPTGPFAGANLFM
- a CDS encoding alcohol dehydrogenase catalytic domain-containing protein; this encodes MKALVFNGIGKIALKNVKAPALKHQTDALVKITMSAICGTDLHFIRGTIQGMKKGTILGHEGVGIVEKIGSKVRNFKIGDRVIVPSTIGCGKCPHCLEEHYALCDNANPHGHEAGTAFYGGPAGTGPFNGMQAEKVRVPFADVNLVKIPDELNDEQVILLSDILPTSYMAVEMANVSPIDTVAVFGCGPVGQLAIACLKQLRVKQIFAIDHVKSRLKIAQLQGARIINFDEVNPVEELRKLTKGKGPTRIIDAVGVDAEHASHCSPAMRAEFKKEQKKIAPKTRIHDGNWIPGSGPSQVFRWAVDAIAKNGVISIIGVYSDLSESFPIGKATGKNVTIRMGDCNHRKYLPMLLSWVKNGKIDMRPFLTQKLPFTNIIEAYKHFDKREDNWLKVALTFGKK
- a CDS encoding DUF4234 domain-containing protein, which gives rise to MNMPIIIIKKRSLIAMALLMFFTFGLYFFYWQYKTKQEINKLGGEIPTFWFAIIPFLNIYFDYRYAQNFIKLVRKTEDQLLLVLLTVCLACFPFVGAFIVQYELNNYADKSFSMR